Proteins from a single region of Gemmatirosa kalamazoonensis:
- a CDS encoding aldehyde dehydrogenase family protein, with translation MTGSSVKGVGSVKLEHFINGGWRAGDAAGWRTHVNPSDSADVVAEVPVGSAADVALAVDAASEALETWRALPGPTRAEHLYRWAAAIADRHETIAEAMMREVGKPIGESRGETTRAVAILRYYAGEAVRALGDVIPAQAPGALQFTLHEPLGVVALITPWNFPLAIPLWKAAPALAFGNTIVLKPAEAASHTAVLLAEAAAAAGLPAGVFNVVLGTGSAIGPALLQAPAVRAVSFTGSGGVGAQVAAAAAARNIRYQTEMGGKNVAIVLPDADLRQAATLTAAGAFRYAGQKCTATSRVVVAREVEAPFLDELRRQVASLPLGPVSDPSAAVGPVISEGSRTSILSALDGFDAEIVVPVPDAPEYARGWFVPPTLVRNAAVDSSLAQNELFGPVLASFAAEDLDHAIELANSTPYGLSASLFTRDIRSALRYINRIHAGLVRVNGDTTGVDPHAPFGGMKGSSSGTREQGPAAREFYTEIKTVQINP, from the coding sequence GTGACCGGATCCAGCGTGAAGGGCGTGGGGAGCGTGAAGCTCGAGCACTTCATCAACGGCGGCTGGCGCGCCGGCGACGCCGCGGGGTGGCGCACCCACGTCAACCCGAGCGACTCCGCCGACGTCGTCGCGGAGGTGCCCGTCGGATCCGCGGCCGACGTCGCGCTCGCCGTCGATGCCGCGAGCGAGGCGCTCGAGACGTGGCGCGCGCTCCCCGGCCCGACGCGCGCCGAGCATCTCTACCGCTGGGCCGCCGCCATCGCCGACCGCCACGAGACGATCGCCGAGGCGATGATGCGCGAGGTCGGCAAGCCGATCGGCGAGTCGCGCGGCGAGACGACGCGCGCCGTCGCCATCCTGCGCTACTACGCCGGCGAGGCGGTGCGCGCCCTCGGCGACGTGATCCCCGCGCAGGCGCCGGGCGCGCTGCAGTTCACGCTGCACGAGCCGTTAGGCGTCGTGGCGCTCATCACGCCGTGGAACTTCCCGCTCGCCATCCCGCTGTGGAAGGCCGCGCCCGCGCTCGCGTTCGGCAACACGATCGTGCTGAAGCCGGCCGAGGCGGCGTCGCACACCGCGGTGCTGCTGGCCGAGGCGGCGGCCGCCGCGGGGCTCCCGGCCGGCGTGTTCAACGTCGTGCTCGGGACCGGCTCCGCGATCGGCCCCGCGCTGCTGCAGGCGCCCGCCGTGCGCGCGGTGAGCTTCACGGGCTCCGGCGGCGTCGGCGCGCAGGTCGCGGCCGCCGCGGCGGCGCGCAACATCCGCTACCAGACGGAGATGGGCGGGAAGAACGTCGCCATCGTCCTTCCCGACGCCGACCTGCGTCAGGCCGCGACGCTCACCGCGGCCGGCGCGTTCCGCTACGCGGGGCAGAAGTGCACCGCGACGAGCCGCGTCGTCGTCGCGCGCGAGGTGGAGGCGCCGTTCCTCGACGAGCTGCGCCGGCAGGTGGCGTCGCTCCCGTTAGGCCCGGTGAGCGATCCGTCGGCCGCGGTGGGTCCGGTCATCAGCGAGGGCTCGCGCACGTCGATCCTCTCCGCGCTCGACGGCTTCGACGCCGAGATCGTGGTGCCGGTGCCCGACGCGCCGGAGTACGCGCGCGGCTGGTTCGTGCCGCCGACGCTCGTGCGCAACGCCGCCGTCGACTCGTCGCTCGCCCAGAACGAGTTGTTCGGCCCCGTGCTCGCGTCGTTCGCCGCCGAGGACCTCGACCACGCGATCGAGCTGGCGAACTCCACGCCGTACGGGCTGAGCGCGTCGCTGTTCACGCGCGACATCCGCAGTGCGCTCCGCTACATCAATCGCATCCACGCCGGCCTCGTACGCGTGAACGGCGACACGACAGGCGTGGACCCGCACGCGCCGTTCGGCGGCATGAAGGGATCGAGCTCGGGGACGCGCGAGCAGGGGCCGGCGGCGCGCGAGTTCTACACGGAGATCAAGACGGTGCAGATAAATCCATGA
- a CDS encoding M24 family metallopeptidase, translating into MRRRDFWKSTLGLLGASALPRGARAEMADDCDLPAPIAKLTPMTAGIVKITDDERRARIEKARRLMTEHGIDALVLEPGSSLFYFTGVQWGLSERPFVAVLPAKGDLAYVAPGFEEARAREQTRFSNDVRVWQEDESPYRVVAQILRERGVGTGRVGVEERMRFFVVDGVRRELPQATFVEAVPVTAGCRMIKSPAEIALMQRANDVTLAAYKAAFATLHEGMTQFEFQRNVESAFARLGVPNGSAGAQFGQYSAYPHGSVTPQKLRAGDVVLVDGGCKVEGYSSDITRTGVFGTPSKRQREVWDLEHRAQDAAFRAARPGATCESVDAAARKVITDAGFGPDYKVPGLPHRTGHGIGLDGHEWTNFVRGNTTVIQPGMCFSDEPMIAIYGEFGIRLEDCLYITESGPRFFTAPATSIDRLFG; encoded by the coding sequence ATGCGCCGCCGCGACTTCTGGAAATCGACGTTGGGCCTCCTCGGCGCTTCCGCGCTCCCGCGCGGCGCGCGCGCCGAGATGGCCGACGACTGCGACCTGCCGGCGCCGATCGCGAAGCTGACGCCGATGACGGCGGGGATCGTGAAGATCACCGACGACGAGCGGCGGGCGCGGATCGAGAAGGCGCGGCGGCTCATGACCGAGCACGGGATCGACGCGCTCGTGCTGGAGCCGGGGTCGAGCCTGTTCTACTTCACCGGCGTGCAGTGGGGGCTCAGCGAGCGGCCGTTCGTCGCCGTGCTCCCGGCGAAGGGCGACCTGGCGTACGTCGCGCCGGGGTTCGAGGAGGCGCGGGCGCGCGAGCAGACGCGGTTCTCGAACGATGTCCGCGTGTGGCAGGAGGACGAGAGCCCGTACCGCGTGGTGGCGCAGATCCTTCGCGAGCGCGGCGTGGGCACGGGGCGCGTCGGCGTCGAGGAGCGCATGCGCTTCTTCGTCGTCGACGGCGTGCGGCGCGAGCTGCCGCAGGCGACGTTCGTCGAGGCGGTGCCGGTCACGGCCGGCTGCCGCATGATCAAGTCGCCGGCGGAGATCGCGCTCATGCAGCGCGCGAACGACGTCACGCTCGCCGCGTACAAGGCCGCGTTCGCGACGCTGCACGAGGGGATGACGCAGTTCGAGTTCCAGCGCAACGTCGAGAGCGCGTTCGCGCGGCTCGGCGTGCCTAACGGGTCGGCCGGCGCGCAGTTCGGGCAGTACTCGGCGTACCCGCACGGCAGCGTCACGCCGCAGAAGCTGCGCGCGGGCGACGTGGTGCTCGTCGACGGCGGGTGCAAGGTGGAGGGGTACTCGTCGGACATCACGCGCACGGGCGTGTTCGGCACGCCGTCGAAGCGGCAGCGCGAGGTGTGGGATCTCGAGCACCGCGCGCAGGACGCGGCGTTCCGTGCGGCGCGGCCGGGCGCGACGTGCGAGTCGGTGGACGCGGCGGCGCGCAAGGTGATCACCGATGCCGGCTTCGGTCCCGACTACAAGGTGCCCGGCCTGCCGCACCGCACCGGGCACGGCATCGGCCTCGACGGGCACGAGTGGACGAACTTCGTGCGCGGCAACACGACCGTGATCCAGCCCGGCATGTGCTTCAGCGACGAGCCGATGATCGCGATCTACGGCGAGTTCGGGATCCGGCTCGAGGACTGTCTGTACATCACGGAGAGCGGGCCGCGCTTCTTCACCGCGCCGGCGACGTCGATCGACCGACTGTTCGGCTGA
- a CDS encoding GntR family transcriptional regulator produces MARRSTADASPRTTPLAPPPSRGAEPRVLPIQRQTLTSMTLDALRERILHGTYPEGEPLRQDALAEELGVSRIPVREALRQLEAEGLVTFNPHRGAVVSTLSLGEIEELFDLRAQIETELLRRAMPQVRAEDIARAKDVLDAYETALRNGDVASWGAMNWQFHSTLYAPADRPFTLTVAQKLHQQCDRYLRMQLALTHGEMRANDEHRGILAAVRKRDAKRAVQLLRDHIVGAGRLLHDFLQKERSVS; encoded by the coding sequence ATGGCACGACGCTCCACCGCCGATGCATCGCCCCGCACGACGCCGCTCGCTCCGCCGCCATCGCGCGGCGCCGAGCCGCGCGTCCTGCCCATCCAGCGGCAGACGCTCACGAGCATGACGCTCGACGCGCTCCGCGAGCGCATCCTGCACGGGACCTATCCCGAGGGCGAGCCGCTGCGCCAGGACGCCCTCGCCGAGGAGCTCGGCGTCAGCCGCATCCCCGTCCGCGAGGCGCTCCGCCAGCTCGAGGCCGAGGGGCTCGTCACGTTCAACCCGCACCGCGGCGCCGTCGTCTCCACGCTCTCGCTCGGCGAGATCGAGGAGCTGTTCGACCTCCGCGCGCAGATCGAGACCGAGCTGCTCCGCCGCGCCATGCCGCAGGTGCGCGCCGAGGACATCGCGCGCGCGAAGGACGTGCTCGACGCCTACGAGACCGCGCTGCGCAACGGCGACGTCGCGTCGTGGGGCGCCATGAACTGGCAGTTCCACTCCACGCTGTACGCGCCCGCCGACCGCCCGTTCACGCTCACCGTCGCGCAGAAGCTCCACCAGCAGTGCGACCGGTACCTGCGCATGCAGCTCGCCCTCACCCACGGCGAGATGCGCGCGAACGACGAGCACCGCGGCATCCTCGCCGCCGTGCGCAAGCGCGACGCGAAGCGCGCCGTGCAGCTGCTGCGCGACCACATCGTCGGCGCGGGACGGCTGCTGCACGACTTCCTGCAGAAAGAACGGAGCGTGTCGTGA
- a CDS encoding VPS10 domain-containing protein → MRRPLRSALALLPVLPLLATALAAQPRGGGAPRAPAQDPFRFQLLGPAGGGRFAAVAGVPGDARVLYLGAASGGVWKSSDSGATWLPVFDRQPVQAIGALAVAPTAPNMIWAGTGEAWAIRDADVVGDGVYLSTDSGATWTNMGLRETGRIGRIVVHPTNPSTVYVCALGRGTGPQQERGVYRTTDAGKTWQRVLFVDENTGCSGLNIDRTNPNVLYAGMWQMVMHTFAMYSGGPSSAIYKSTDGGGTWTKLAHEGLPKSPVGKIDVMVAPTDSRRVYALIQTKDQGSLWRSDDAGGSWRVVNWQRGLIGRAGYYIKLDVSPVNADEIIVANSSVWHSTDGGKSFAEVPWGGDTHDIWWDAKNPDRFAITNDASTRFTSDHGRTWLTVTLPIAQMYHVAVDDQVPYWVYGNRQDNGTMRGPSTGPERVEGTRGIPAPEVFGTRASGLGTRPPRVPSPEARVPGVDSTTPRQPGDTTRPAQSDPGAPGGFGGGGFGGGAGGGFAPTTWDHGIGGCESGFTLPDVTNTDIVWASCYGNTVTRWDAKTKTARSVAPWRHTLDSPPQELKYRCHWTPPLAIDPFDHETVYYGCQVVFKTNDRGQTWKVLSPDLSTRDPSRIVSSGGIVEDNLGQFYGEVVFAIAPSEVQRGLIWAGTNDGKIWNTRDGGATWNDLTKNVAGLPAWGTVRKIEPSHFDPATAYVAVDVHMMDDRRPYIYKTSDYGKTWRNVTGDLPADHPLAYVMAVAENPNRKGMLFAGTGHGFYYSLDDGAHWTQFQDGLPAAPVSWIVTPNKRWHDVVVSTYGRGVYVLRDIAPLEQKDRVVASAPVTLYPPRAGYREARSGRADISFSLAQATPRPVKLEILDSTGAVIRTLQVPTRAGMNRATWDLRYEPPKRPELRTVALENPHIWEEPRFRNQQTRPITHWGIQQPQGQGPLALPGRYSVRLTVDSASRAQTQPLVIIKDSQIASSVPDLAASTRAQLRIRDDIDTTVAMINKLETMRKQIEDQRKANAGNADVLASLDALEKKMLDVELQLVSKSDLNSDDKYYVERYRVYMNLIWLSGEVGSGAGDVAGGAEYRPTDASLATLADIEKDLSAAKSAYARLLREDVPAFNKAMSGKIATIAIM, encoded by the coding sequence ATGCGTCGTCCCCTCCGCTCCGCGCTCGCCCTCCTGCCGGTCCTGCCCCTGCTCGCGACCGCGCTCGCCGCTCAACCGCGCGGTGGCGGCGCGCCGCGCGCCCCCGCCCAGGATCCGTTCCGCTTCCAGCTCCTCGGTCCCGCGGGCGGCGGACGCTTCGCCGCCGTCGCCGGCGTCCCCGGCGATGCGCGCGTCCTCTACCTCGGCGCCGCGTCCGGCGGCGTGTGGAAGTCGAGCGACTCCGGCGCGACCTGGCTCCCCGTCTTCGATCGCCAGCCCGTCCAGGCGATCGGCGCGCTCGCCGTCGCGCCCACCGCGCCGAACATGATCTGGGCCGGCACCGGCGAGGCGTGGGCCATCCGCGACGCCGACGTCGTCGGCGACGGCGTCTATCTCTCCACCGACTCCGGCGCGACGTGGACGAACATGGGGCTGCGCGAGACCGGCCGCATCGGCCGCATCGTCGTCCACCCCACGAACCCCAGCACCGTCTACGTCTGCGCGCTCGGCCGCGGCACCGGGCCGCAGCAGGAGCGCGGCGTCTACCGCACCACCGACGCCGGCAAGACGTGGCAGCGCGTGCTGTTCGTCGACGAGAACACCGGCTGCTCGGGGCTCAACATCGACCGCACGAACCCGAACGTGCTCTACGCCGGCATGTGGCAGATGGTGATGCACACCTTCGCCATGTACAGCGGCGGCCCGTCGAGCGCGATCTACAAGAGCACCGACGGCGGCGGCACGTGGACGAAGCTCGCGCACGAGGGCCTGCCGAAGAGCCCCGTCGGCAAGATCGACGTCATGGTCGCCCCCACCGACTCGCGCCGCGTCTACGCGCTCATCCAGACGAAGGACCAGGGCTCGCTCTGGCGCTCCGACGACGCCGGCGGGAGCTGGCGCGTCGTGAACTGGCAGCGCGGGCTCATCGGCCGCGCGGGCTACTACATCAAGCTCGACGTCAGCCCCGTCAACGCCGACGAGATCATCGTCGCCAACAGCTCCGTGTGGCACTCCACCGACGGCGGGAAGAGCTTCGCCGAGGTGCCGTGGGGCGGCGACACGCACGACATCTGGTGGGACGCGAAGAACCCCGACCGCTTCGCGATCACGAACGACGCGAGCACGCGCTTCACGAGCGACCACGGACGCACGTGGCTCACCGTGACGCTCCCGATCGCGCAGATGTACCACGTCGCCGTCGACGACCAGGTGCCGTACTGGGTCTACGGCAACCGGCAGGACAACGGGACCATGCGCGGGCCCTCCACGGGACCCGAGCGCGTCGAGGGGACGCGCGGCATCCCGGCGCCGGAGGTGTTCGGGACTCGGGCCTCGGGACTCGGGACTCGTCCGCCCCGAGTCCCGAGTCCCGAGGCCCGAGTCCCGGGCGTCGACAGCACCACGCCGCGTCAGCCCGGCGACACGACCCGCCCCGCGCAGAGCGATCCCGGCGCGCCGGGCGGCTTCGGCGGCGGCGGCTTCGGCGGCGGCGCGGGCGGCGGCTTCGCGCCCACGACGTGGGACCACGGCATCGGCGGCTGCGAGTCGGGCTTCACGCTCCCCGACGTCACGAACACCGACATCGTGTGGGCGAGCTGCTACGGCAACACGGTCACCCGCTGGGACGCGAAGACGAAGACCGCGCGCTCCGTCGCGCCGTGGCGCCACACGCTCGACTCGCCGCCGCAGGAGCTGAAGTACCGCTGCCACTGGACGCCGCCGCTCGCCATCGACCCGTTCGATCACGAGACGGTGTACTACGGCTGCCAGGTCGTCTTCAAGACGAACGACCGCGGCCAGACGTGGAAGGTGCTCAGCCCCGATCTCTCGACGCGCGATCCGTCGCGCATCGTCTCGTCGGGCGGCATCGTCGAGGACAACCTCGGCCAGTTCTACGGCGAGGTGGTGTTCGCGATCGCGCCGTCGGAGGTCCAGCGCGGCCTGATCTGGGCCGGCACGAACGACGGCAAGATCTGGAACACGCGCGACGGCGGCGCGACGTGGAACGACCTCACGAAGAACGTCGCCGGGCTTCCGGCATGGGGCACGGTGCGCAAGATCGAGCCGTCGCACTTCGACCCCGCCACCGCGTACGTCGCGGTCGACGTGCACATGATGGACGACCGTCGGCCGTACATCTACAAGACGAGCGACTACGGCAAGACGTGGAGGAATGTCACCGGCGACCTGCCGGCCGATCACCCGCTCGCCTACGTCATGGCCGTCGCCGAGAACCCGAACCGGAAGGGGATGCTGTTCGCGGGTACGGGGCACGGCTTCTACTACTCGCTCGACGACGGCGCGCACTGGACGCAGTTCCAGGACGGGCTCCCCGCCGCGCCGGTGTCGTGGATCGTGACGCCGAACAAGCGGTGGCACGACGTGGTGGTGTCGACGTACGGGCGCGGCGTGTACGTGCTGCGCGACATCGCGCCGCTGGAGCAGAAGGACCGCGTCGTGGCGAGCGCGCCGGTGACGCTCTATCCGCCGCGCGCCGGCTACCGCGAGGCGCGCAGCGGCCGCGCCGACATCTCGTTCTCGCTCGCGCAGGCGACGCCGCGTCCGGTGAAGCTCGAGATCCTCGACTCCACGGGCGCCGTGATCCGCACGCTGCAGGTGCCGACGCGCGCCGGCATGAACCGCGCGACGTGGGACCTCCGCTACGAGCCGCCGAAGCGCCCGGAGCTGCGCACGGTCGCGCTGGAGAACCCGCACATCTGGGAGGAGCCGCGCTTCCGCAACCAGCAGACGCGCCCGATCACGCACTGGGGGATCCAGCAGCCGCAGGGGCAGGGGCCGCTCGCACTCCCCGGCCGCTACTCGGTGCGCCTCACCGTCGACTCCGCGTCGCGTGCGCAGACGCAGCCGCTCGTGATCATCAAGGACTCGCAGATCGCGAGCTCCGTCCCCGACCTCGCCGCGTCGACGCGTGCGCAGCTCCGCATCCGCGACGACATCGACACCACGGTCGCGATGATCAACAAGCTGGAGACGATGCGGAAGCAGATCGAGGACCAGCGCAAGGCGAACGCGGGCAACGCCGACGTCCTCGCGTCGCTCGACGCGCTGGAGAAGAAGATGCTCGACGTGGAGCTGCAGCTCGTGTCGAAGTCGGACCTCAACAGCGACGACAAGTACTACGTGGAGCGCTACCGCGTGTACATGAACCTGATCTGGCTCTCTGGCGAGGTCGGGAGCGGTGCCGGCGACGTCGCCGGCGGCGCCGAGTACCGCCCCACCGACGCGTCGCTCGCCACGCTCGCCGACATCGAGAAGGATCTCTCGGCCGCGAAGAGCGCCTACGCGCGGCTGCTGCGCGAGGACGTGCCGGCGTTCAACAAGGCGATGAGCGGGAAGATCGCCACGATCGCGATCATGTGA
- a CDS encoding proline racemase family protein, producing the protein MPSVERGASSLERIHVVDSHTEGEPTRVVIDGWPLPDGATMAERRDVLRSRFDHLRRGVVREPRGSDAVVGALLTPPVNEGSAAGIVFFNNGTYLGMCGHGLIGVVRTLEHLGRLTVGTHQFDTPVGTVRAELAADGTVTIENVPARLHARDVSVEVPGYGTVTGDVAYGGNWFFITHAHPVAVDVANVRELTRFTQAVQDALDAAGLSRVDGGGAIDHIEISAESEQADCRNFVLCSGGEYDRSPCGTGTSAKLATLHARGELAVGQPWRQEGIAGGVFTGWLAPNDAGEIVPFVRGTAYVTAESTLILDPRDPFRFGIGG; encoded by the coding sequence ATGCCGAGCGTGGAGCGTGGAGCGTCGAGCCTCGAGCGGATCCATGTGGTCGACAGCCACACGGAGGGCGAGCCCACCCGCGTCGTGATCGACGGCTGGCCGCTCCCCGACGGCGCGACGATGGCCGAGCGCCGCGACGTGCTGCGGTCGCGGTTCGATCATCTGCGGCGCGGCGTGGTGCGCGAGCCGCGGGGGAGCGACGCGGTCGTCGGTGCGCTGCTCACGCCGCCGGTGAACGAGGGCTCGGCCGCCGGGATCGTGTTCTTCAACAACGGCACGTACCTCGGCATGTGCGGCCACGGCCTGATCGGCGTCGTCCGCACGCTCGAGCACCTCGGCCGCCTGACGGTCGGCACGCACCAGTTCGACACGCCGGTCGGCACCGTGCGCGCCGAGCTCGCGGCCGACGGCACGGTGACCATCGAGAACGTGCCCGCGCGGCTGCACGCGCGCGACGTGTCGGTCGAGGTGCCCGGCTACGGCACGGTCACCGGCGACGTCGCGTACGGCGGCAACTGGTTCTTCATCACGCACGCGCATCCGGTCGCGGTGGACGTCGCGAACGTGCGCGAGTTGACGCGCTTCACGCAGGCGGTGCAGGACGCGCTCGACGCCGCGGGACTCTCGCGCGTCGACGGCGGCGGCGCGATCGACCACATCGAGATCTCCGCCGAGTCGGAGCAGGCGGACTGCCGCAACTTCGTGCTCTGCTCCGGCGGCGAGTACGACCGCTCGCCGTGCGGCACCGGCACCTCGGCCAAGCTCGCGACGCTCCACGCGCGCGGCGAGCTCGCCGTCGGCCAGCCCTGGCGCCAGGAAGGGATCGCGGGCGGCGTGTTCACGGGATGGCTCGCGCCTAACGACGCGGGCGAGATCGTGCCGTTCGTGCGTGGCACCGCGTACGTGACCGCCGAGTCGACGCTGATCCTCGACCCGAGAGATCCGTTCCGGTTCGGGATCGGCGGGTGA